One Thermogemmatispora onikobensis genomic window carries:
- a CDS encoding DUF2269 family protein has product MIDWYHLVLFLHILGALGLFMGVAVQLISMQGARRAQSVEAVRLWSSVLRPLGRFMLLTSLLILFAGLAMLLEAWGWSQAWLDISLVLFLLTGLVASRVNSAHGRRLGSQLARAGAGPVSPELRQLLTHPLPWTTTITTSTLAVGIVFLMVMKPDWIGSLLTVAVAALISAAMSGLVIRQGGTGPAMTPQDQESLSASQTANRR; this is encoded by the coding sequence ATGATTGACTGGTACCATCTCGTGCTCTTCTTGCATATTCTGGGGGCCCTGGGCCTCTTCATGGGGGTAGCGGTGCAGCTGATCAGTATGCAGGGAGCACGCCGGGCGCAGAGCGTAGAGGCTGTCCGTCTCTGGAGCAGCGTACTTCGACCCCTGGGGAGATTCATGCTGCTGACCTCCTTGCTCATCTTGTTCGCTGGCCTGGCCATGTTGCTGGAGGCCTGGGGCTGGAGCCAGGCCTGGCTCGATATCTCGCTGGTTCTCTTTCTCCTCACCGGCCTGGTGGCCTCACGGGTCAATAGCGCTCATGGGCGCCGCCTCGGCTCCCAGTTGGCACGCGCCGGAGCGGGACCGGTTAGCCCAGAGCTACGCCAGCTCCTGACGCATCCCCTGCCCTGGACCACGACAATTACAACCTCGACCCTGGCCGTCGGCATCGTGTTCTTAATGGTCATGAAGCCAGACTGGATCGGCTCGCTCCTGACAGTCGCCGTTGCTGCCCTCATCAGCGCAGCCATGTCGGGTCTGGTGATTCGCCAGGGTGGAACCGGCCCGGCTATGACTCCCCAGGACCAGGAGTCGCTTTCAGCTTCACAGACCGCCAACCGGCGGTGA